From the Cryptomeria japonica chromosome 2, Sugi_1.0, whole genome shotgun sequence genome, one window contains:
- the LOC131051922 gene encoding uncharacterized protein LOC131051922, producing the protein MEWYKESAIKAYLETVKLCKLDHERRCCSFWNPGLQNSELIAALAAGTNSQLIIEICSSMTCTTIALAAASRQTGGRFVCILSRPDSLPESLERMEAVDLLGGVEFLVGEAKDLISPFSNIDFALVDCSNDKFVGLFKMLNFNPKGAILSTNNLLNKGRYEGGGCIWQTQRIGDSLQVTRIKRGCVMSRQIKKRWIVQIDSQTGEEHVFLIRRNRSETR; encoded by the exons ATGGAGTGGTACAAAGAGAGTGCAATCAAGGCATATCTTGAGACAGTAAAGCTG TGCAAGCTGGATCATGAGAGAAGGTGCTGTTCATTTTGGAATCCAGGGCTGCAGAACAGTGAGCTGATAGCGGCTTTGGCGGCTGGTACAAATTCACAGCTCATAATTGAAATATGCAGTAGCATGACCTGCACTACCATAGCTCTGGCGGCTGCTTCCAGACAAACAGGGGGCCGTTTTGTTTGCATTTTATCCAGACCAGATAGCCTTCCTGAGTCCTTGGAGAGAATGGAGGCCGTTGATCTGTTGGGTGGTGTGGAATTCTTAGTAGGAGAGGCCAAGGATCTGATTTCTCCATTCTCGAACATTGATTTTGCCCTTGTGGATTGCAGTAATGATAAATTTGTAGGGCTTTTCAAGATGCTGAATTTTAACCCTAAGGGGGCTATTCTCAGTACTAATAATCTATTGAATAAGGGTAGATATGAAGGAGGTGGGTGCATATGGCAGACCCAGCGTATTGGGGACAGTCTTCAGGTTACCAGAATAAAGAGGGGTTGTGTCATGTCACGTCAGATCAAAAAACGTTGGATTGTTCAGATTGATAGCCAGACTGGAGAAGAACATGTTTTTCTGATCCGTAGAAATCGGTCTGAGACTCGCTAG